The Immundisolibacter sp. genome contains the following window.
CTGCGCAGCAATTTCTTCGTCGTGTTCTCGCCCGGCGCGCTGGACGCCCTGCCGGCGACCTACGTCACCAGCTACCGCATCGATCCGGCCCAGGCCGACGCCCTGCTGCGCACGCTGGTGCAGCGCTTCCCGAACCTGACCGTGATCGACCTGGACGCGATGACTGCCACCCTGCAGGGCCTGGTCGCGCAGTTGTCCCGCGCCACCGGTTTTCTGGCCGGCTTCACGCTGCTGGCGGGCCTGGCCGTGCTGCTGGCGGCGGTGCTGGCCGAGCGAACCCGATTGCTGAGCGAAGCGGCCGTGCTGCGCACGCTGGGCGCCAGCCGCCGCCAGCTGGGCGCGGTCTACAACCTGCGCTTTGCGTTACTGGGCGGCGCGGCGGCCTTGCTGGGCAGCGGCGCGGCAGTGGTGGCGGGTGCCCTGGCGTGCGCCCATTACCTTGAAGTTCCCTACCAGCCGAACGCCGGCGCACTGCTGGGCGCGCTCCTGCTGGCCACGGCGCTGGTGACATTGACCGGCCGCCTGGGCGCGCGCCGCGTGCTGGCCACGCCGCCGGCGCAAAGCCTGCGCGCCGGCCCTTGAGGCGGGCGGCGCGGCTGAACCGGGCTGGGCAGAGTTTGCTGTGGGCCCTGGTTGGTCGCCACTACGTTTCCGGGCGGCGTGACGGCGCGTACGGCAACATGCCCAAACGATGCAGGCGCTCGCGCAGCACGTTGCGGCTGATGCCCAGCGCCTGCGCGGTGCGCACCTGATTGCTGCGATGGTACTCATAGGCGGTGCGGATGACCGTCTGCTCAACCTCGGCGTATAGATCGGGAACGCCCTGTTCAAGCAGTTCGACTATGACCTGCTGCAGATTCGCCCCACCCGCGCTGGCGCCGTGCACGTCGGGCGACTGGGGCCGCTCGGGCAGATAGACGTCTTGGGCGCGGATGGTCGGACCGGGGCACACCAGCAGGGTGTGGTGAAGGACGTTTTCGAGTTCGCGGATGTTGCCCGGCCACGGGTGGCTCAGCAGTCGCTGCATGGCAGGCGGCGAGACGCTGGGGACGCCGTGGCCCAGGCGACCGCCGTACATGGCCAGAAAATGCTCGACCAGCGGCGGGATATCGCCCGGCCGCTCGCGCAGTGGCCGCAGGCGCACGTCGGCGACGCTCAAACGGTAATAGAGATCGGCGCGGAAATGACCCGCCTCGACGGCATGTTTCAGATCCACGTTGGTGGCGGCGATCAGCCGAAAGTCGACCGCCGTCGGCGTGCGCGCGCCAACCGGCACCACCTCGCGCTCCTGCAGCACGCGCAGCAGCTTGACCTGCGCCGCGGCCGGCAGGTCGCCGATTTCGTCCAGAAACAGCGTGCCGCCGTCGGCGGTCTCGAACCAGCCCTCGCGATCCCGGTCGGCGCCGGTGAAGGCGCCTTTGCGGTGTCCGAACAGCTCGGAGTCGAGCAAGGATTCGTTCAGGGCGGCGCAGTTGACGGCCACGAAGGGCGCGTTGCGGCGGCGGCTCAGGGCGTGCACGTGCCGCGCCACCAGCTCCTTGCCGGTGCCGGTCTCGCCGTGGATCAGCACCGTCGCATCACTCGGTGCGACGCGTTCCAGGTACGCCAACAGCTCGCGCGACAGCGGGTCTTCGAACACCAGCGCGCTGGCGCGAATCGAATGGGTCTGTCGCCTCGGCTCGGGCAGGGTCAGCACCGACGGGCGGCCGGCCGCCGCGCCGCCGCTACCGGCATCGCGGGCGGCATGCTCGGCCTGCGTGGGTCGCTGCGCAAAGGATGTGAGTTTCATGACCAGACCATCCTGTCGGGCTGCCCGACGTCGTCGGTCCGTCCTGGCCGAACAGGGCCGGACCTGCGCCCGCCGGATTCCTGCAGAAGCCGGGCCGCCAATTGCTCCGCAAGCGGCCAGTGGCCAAAGCCCGCCGCCACGTTGATGTGACCTGCCGGGCCCAGATTGATGAAGGCGGCCTCCCAATGCCTCGCCAGCTCGGCGGCGCGGGCGGCGCTAAGCCACGGGTCGTTGTCGCTCCCCACCAGCAGCGCCGGCAACCCCAGCCGGCGTTCGATGAACCAGCGGGCAATGCCGAACCGGTCCGGATCGGCCGGCGCCACCAACAAGGCGGCGTCGATGGCGGCGCCGCGGCCGATGGCGCGGACCGCTGCCAGGCACCCGAAGCTGTGCGCAACGGCCACCAGCGGCCGCTTGCACTGCGCCGCGGTTTCCATCACGCGGCTAGCCCACGGCTCCAGATCCGGCCGTTGCCAGTCCTGCTGCTGGACCCGGCGACTGCCCGGCCAGCGGCCTTCGAACAGCGTTTGCCAGTGATCCGGCCCGCTGCCGTCCTTGCCAGGAATGACCAGTGCGCTGCCGAGCCGTGGCAGCGACCGGGCTGAAAATGCATCCGCCATGGAGGTGATTCCTTCAAATACAACGGTGGAACGCGGTCGTGACGGCATCGACCACACGGGCGCCCAACACCGGTCGGGTAGGTCGTCGAACCGTTCGTGATGGGCGCCCGCAGGGCGGCCGGTATGACAGCGCTACGTTTTCGTAGCGACCGGCTAGAGGGCGCCTTGCGACGTACAGCAACATCGCGCCGGCGCGTTCCAGCCGGCGTGTGTGCGAATGGCGGGCGCCAGCTCCCGGGCGTCCGCCGCGCAGGCGACCTGCATGTGGTGCTGGCGAACGGTCAGGTCGAGGGCGGTGGACATGAATCCTGGAGGACTGATCATCTGCAAATGGGCTTGGTAACCGCATAGGTCGTGCCAGCAGGCCCGCATCGGCGCATCATCTTGTTGAAATGCCGGCAGCCGGGTTTCAAAGCCCGAGATAAGGCATATTTCAAGCACAATTGCTGGAATATCCGTGAAATTTGATTTTCACAAATTCAAATGAGACGGAATATGCCGCATTTGATCGACTGTGAAGGCCGCCTGCGGACACCGCCAGATACTTGCCTTCAGTGCGCCGCCTGTGCTGGTGGCGCTTTGGCGCCGTCTGTGATCGGCCGCGCGCCAGGCAGCGACGCATCGAGGGCGGCTTCGAGAAACCGCGGCGCGGCCCATTCGCGCACCTGAAAGCCTTTGCGGATGAGTCGCTGCGCCAAGGCAAATTCCACGCCGGCCTGCAGGTGGTCCAGAAAGGGCGGATCCAGCTGCGGGGCGAACATCTCGCCCAGCCGCTCACCCTCGAGGTCGGTTTCCAGGATCACCCGCGGATACCCCGCCGTGGCGGAGACGAGATCCAGGTAGGCCTCGCGGTTGGCCTCGTCGGCCAGCCAGCGCACCGCCTGCTGATGGGCGCGCAGCAGGCGCACCACCAGCTCGGGATGCTGGTCCACGAAGGCGCCGGCGCCCACCAGTACGGCCTGCGTGCTGCCGGCACCCTGGATGTCACGGCTCGACAGCGGGATCTGCGCCAAGCCGCGCTCGCGCAGCGCGATCAGGTTGGACAGCCCCCAGACGGCATCCACCTGGCGCGCCGCTAGCGCCGCGGTGGAGGCATTGAAATCGAGATTGATCACCTTGATGTCGCGCTCGCTGAGCCCCTGGCTGGCCAGCGCGGCATCAAAGGACAGCTGGTTGGCGGTGCCGCGAAACAGCGCCACGCGCCGGCCCTTGAGATCCAGGAGGGTCTTGATCCCGGAGCCCGGCACCACGCCCAGATAGCTTTTTATGCCGCGCGCGGTGGCGCACAGCAGGCGGGTGTCGAGCCCGCCTGCCTTGCCGATGATGGCCGCCAGATCGCCCAGAAAGGCGAAATCCACCTGCCCACTGGCGAGCGCCTCGTTGACCGCCGGCCCGGCGCCCTTGAAGAAGGTCCACGCGATGTGGATGCCGTCACCGGCAAATGCCTGCTCGAAGAGCTGCTGCTCGCGCAGCACGTCCACCAGCCCCCCGCCGCTGGGGCGGCTGCCGGCACCCAGATCGGGCACGGCGATGCGGATTTCCGTAACCGGGGCGGGCGCCGCCGGCAGCGGCGCATGCCAGGCGGCCAGCAACCCGAGCAGGAGCAGTCGCGGCCATGAGATCGGAAACGTGGGCATTTTTTGGCGCCTCCTGGGCGTCATTTTCTGGACCCGCTCCCGCGGCGCGGGAGCGGCGCTTGAAGTTCAGCCCGCAGCCGCGTGCTGCGGGACCGCGGCGCCGGTATCGTGCACGCGCGCCGGACCGGAGTCGGCCAGCACCACGCCGGTTTCCCGCGCGTATTGGTGCCAGTGTTCGATGAGCGTGTTCAGGGTGTCCGGTTGCGTGCGCGCCTGGTCGTGGACTTCGCCGGGGTCGCTGGCAAGGTTATAGAGCTGCCAGGTTCCGGGGCCGGCAGGGGGCGGGATGTACACCGCCTTCCAATCACCCTGGCGCAGCGCGCGCATGCCGAACAGCTCCCAGCCGGTGACGGCCTGCGCGTCGTGGACGGCGTGGTCGCGCCCGGCGAGGTAGCCCGCCCAGGACCTGCCCCGCGGCGGCGCCACCGGGCGGCCGCGCCAAGCGGTGCCCGGATGCGACGTGCCGGCCAGATCGAGCAGGGTCGGCGTGATGTCCATGACCGTGGTGAACGCATCGCCGACCTGCGCCTGGCGCGCAAAGCCCGGGTAGCGCACGAAGGCAACCACGCGAATGCCACCCTGCGTGGTGAAGGCCTTGTAGAGGCGCGACGGCGCAGTTGCAGCCTGCGCCCAGCGCGGGCCGTACCAGACGTAGGAATTGGCGCGGCCGATGTTCTCCAGGCTGTTGTCGTAGTGGCTGTCGAGGTAACCGAGCAGGTCCGGGCCGAACTTTGGAAAGGCCTCCAGCAGCGCGCCCTCGGCGCCGTTATCGGACATGAACAGGATCACCGTGTCGTCGAGGTCACCCGCGGCGCGCAACTGCTCGATGACCCGGCCGACGTTCCAGTCCATGCGCTCGACCATGGCGGCGTAGACCTCCATGGTGCGGGCCGAGATCGCGCGTTGCTGCGGGCTCAGGGCCTCCCACTCCGGGGTGCTGGCCTGCACCGGATGGGCCTGCACGTGCGCGTCTGCCAGACCGAGCGCCTTGAGCCGTTGCAGCCGCTCCTGCCGCAACGCTTCGGGGCCGGCGTCGTAGCGCCCGCGATAGTGCGCGACCAGCTCCGCCGGTGCCTGCAGGGGCCAGTGCGGCGCGGCAAACGGCAAGTAGGCAAAGAATGGCCGGTCGCGGTCCCGGTCGGCGAGGTACCCGATCAGCTTGTCGGCGTAGGCGTCGGAGGAATAGAAATCCGCCGGCAGGCTGGGCACAAAGGTCTGATCCTCGATGTACAGCGCCGGGGTGACTTTCAATACCCCCGGCCGGTCGGCGGTCTCAGGGGGCTCGTATCCATAGTGGTTCGCGGCGCCCGGCAACAGCGCGAACGACCGCTCGAAGCCGCGCGCGTGCGGCGCCTGCTCGCAGGTCAGCCCCAGGTGCCATTTGCCGGCCATCAGGGTCTGGTAGCCGGCCTCGCGCAGGAGCTCTGCCACCGTGACCACCCGGTCGTTGAGGTGGCCCTCATAGCCGGGCTTGCCGATCTGCTCCGGTGCCAGCGTCTCGGCCATGGTGCCCAGGCCGGCGATATGGTGGTCGGTGCCGGTCAGCAGCATGGAACGGGTCGGCGAGCAGGTCGGCGCGGTATGGAAGTTGGTCAGCCGCAGTCCGGCGTGGGCCAGCGCGTCCAGGTGCGGCGTGGCGATTTCGCCGCCAAAGGCGCCCAGATCGGAAAAGCCCAGGTCGTCCGCCACGATGACCAGAAAATTCGGGCGCTTGCCCAGCGAATAACTCATGCGACGGCCCTTTTTTGCGAGGAGGGATTGATGGAACGGTCGGTCTCGCCGGCCAGCGGCGCGCCGGTCAGTTCGTGCAGGAGGACATCACGCAGGCGCTGGAAGTCGGCGCCGCTGCGTGCCCGCGGTGTCGGCAAGGGCACTTCCACCACCCGCCGGATGCGGCCCGGCCGCGGCGCCATGACCACTACCCGGTCGGCCAGGAACAGGGCCTCCTCGATATCGTGGGTAACCAGCAACGTGGTGACGCGCGTGCGCGCGCGGATGGCCAGCAGCTCGGTCTGCATCTGCTGGCGGGTTAGGGCATCCAGGGCGCCGAAGGGCTCGTCCAGCAGCAGCACCCGCGGAC
Protein-coding sequences here:
- a CDS encoding sigma-54 dependent transcriptional regulator; this encodes MKLTSFAQRPTQAEHAARDAGSGGAAAGRPSVLTLPEPRRQTHSIRASALVFEDPLSRELLAYLERVAPSDATVLIHGETGTGKELVARHVHALSRRRNAPFVAVNCAALNESLLDSELFGHRKGAFTGADRDREGWFETADGGTLFLDEIGDLPAAAQVKLLRVLQEREVVPVGARTPTAVDFRLIAATNVDLKHAVEAGHFRADLYYRLSVADVRLRPLRERPGDIPPLVEHFLAMYGGRLGHGVPSVSPPAMQRLLSHPWPGNIRELENVLHHTLLVCPGPTIRAQDVYLPERPQSPDVHGASAGGANLQQVIVELLEQGVPDLYAEVEQTVIRTAYEYHRSNQVRTAQALGISRNVLRERLHRLGMLPYAPSRRPET
- a CDS encoding alpha/beta hydrolase, which produces MADAFSARSLPRLGSALVIPGKDGSGPDHWQTLFEGRWPGSRRVQQQDWQRPDLEPWASRVMETAAQCKRPLVAVAHSFGCLAAVRAIGRGAAIDAALLVAPADPDRFGIARWFIERRLGLPALLVGSDNDPWLSAARAAELARHWEAAFINLGPAGHINVAAGFGHWPLAEQLAARLLQESGGRRSGPVRPGRTDDVGQPDRMVWS
- a CDS encoding ABC transporter substrate-binding protein, with the translated sequence MPTFPISWPRLLLLGLLAAWHAPLPAAPAPVTEIRIAVPDLGAGSRPSGGGLVDVLREQQLFEQAFAGDGIHIAWTFFKGAGPAVNEALASGQVDFAFLGDLAAIIGKAGGLDTRLLCATARGIKSYLGVVPGSGIKTLLDLKGRRVALFRGTANQLSFDAALASQGLSERDIKVINLDFNASTAALAARQVDAVWGLSNLIALRERGLAQIPLSSRDIQGAGSTQAVLVGAGAFVDQHPELVVRLLRAHQQAVRWLADEANREAYLDLVSATAGYPRVILETDLEGERLGEMFAPQLDPPFLDHLQAGVEFALAQRLIRKGFQVREWAAPRFLEAALDASLPGARPITDGAKAPPAQAAH
- a CDS encoding arylsulfatase translates to MGKRPNFLVIVADDLGFSDLGAFGGEIATPHLDALAHAGLRLTNFHTAPTCSPTRSMLLTGTDHHIAGLGTMAETLAPEQIGKPGYEGHLNDRVVTVAELLREAGYQTLMAGKWHLGLTCEQAPHARGFERSFALLPGAANHYGYEPPETADRPGVLKVTPALYIEDQTFVPSLPADFYSSDAYADKLIGYLADRDRDRPFFAYLPFAAPHWPLQAPAELVAHYRGRYDAGPEALRQERLQRLKALGLADAHVQAHPVQASTPEWEALSPQQRAISARTMEVYAAMVERMDWNVGRVIEQLRAAGDLDDTVILFMSDNGAEGALLEAFPKFGPDLLGYLDSHYDNSLENIGRANSYVWYGPRWAQAATAPSRLYKAFTTQGGIRVVAFVRYPGFARQAQVGDAFTTVMDITPTLLDLAGTSHPGTAWRGRPVAPPRGRSWAGYLAGRDHAVHDAQAVTGWELFGMRALRQGDWKAVYIPPPAGPGTWQLYNLASDPGEVHDQARTQPDTLNTLIEHWHQYARETGVVLADSGPARVHDTGAAVPQHAAAG